The Pseudodesulfovibrio sediminis genome includes the window CGAGCCGGTATTGACCCCGGCAAAATCGTCTACTCGGGCGTGGGCAAGCGCGAATCCGAGATCAGAGAAGCATTGGAAGCGCGCATCTTGATGTTCAACATCGAATCTGTCGCTGAATTGCACAAGATTAACGCCGTGGCTGAAGAAATGGGTACGGTTGCCAAGGTCAGTTTCCGCATCAACCCGGATGTGGATGCCAAGACCCACCCCTATATTTCAACCGGCATGGCTAAAAACAAATTTGGTCTGGATATCGAACATTCACTGGAAGCCTACAAGCAGGCAGTGGAACTCAAGAACATTGATCCCGTGGGCATGGATTGTCATATCGGCTCCCAGCTGACCTCAATTGATCCGTTTTTGGAAGCCCTGGATAAACTGCTGAATTTTTATGAAAAATTGAAAGATATTGGTGTGGATATCAAGTATCTTGATCTCGGTGGTGGACTTGGTATCCCCTATGACGAAGAGGAACCGCCCCACCCTACGGAGTTTGGTCAGGCTCTTGTTGAGAAACTCAAGGCATTACCGCTCAAGATCATTCTCGAGCCGGGCCGTGTCATTGCCGGTAACGCCGGCATCATGATCACCGAAGTCGTCTATACCAAATCCAACCCCATGAAGAATTTTCTCATTGTGGATGGCGCC containing:
- the lysA gene encoding diaminopimelate decarboxylase, translated to MHHFEYRDGSLFAEEVSATKLAEEYGTPLYIYSAATFRRHFQAFDSAFKGLDHLTCFSVKANSNLSVLRMLGEEGAGMDIVSGGELYRALRAGIDPGKIVYSGVGKRESEIREALEARILMFNIESVAELHKINAVAEEMGTVAKVSFRINPDVDAKTHPYISTGMAKNKFGLDIEHSLEAYKQAVELKNIDPVGMDCHIGSQLTSIDPFLEALDKLLNFYEKLKDIGVDIKYLDLGGGLGIPYDEEEPPHPTEFGQALVEKLKALPLKIILEPGRVIAGNAGIMITEVVYTKSNPMKNFLIVDGAMNDLVRPSLYGSYHRIDEVEKNGRETDIFDVVGPICESSDFLARDRELPKMEQGERLVVFSAGAYGFTMASNYNTRPRACELIVDGDKVLVARKRETYEDLIENEI